The Penicillium oxalicum strain HP7-1 chromosome VI, whole genome shotgun sequence genome window below encodes:
- a CDS encoding 5-aminolevulinate synthase yields MLPGFNYESFFTTQIEAKKRDQSYRYFKNINRLVTGFPCAHLKSSQSQVTVWCSNDYLGMSRNSSVLNTMSETLMKYGAGAGGARNISGNNQHVERIEGTLAELHRKEAALLFTSCYVANDSALSTIGSKLPGCVIFSDSMNHASMIQGMQHSKARVIVYRHNDMQDLAEKLATVAKDVPKIIAFESVYSMSGTVSDIRTICELADQHGAITFLDEVHAVGMYGPTGAGVAEHIDYEFHLKGYRGKTIVDRIDIITGTLGKAYGCIGGYIAANSKVVDFVRSLAPGFIFTTTLPPAVVAGAETSVDYQRRTSADRKLQQMIVRSVKEKLRNMDIPVIPNPSHIVPILIGDAERARQASEMLLEDWDIYVQAINYPSVPKGLERLRITPSAGHTKEMQLHLFAALDDVWNKLGLRRTSDWLLSTEGQNQERRRTIETLDTDPDPLWSDQLLTELSPSLRSTQ; encoded by the coding sequence ATGCTTCCAGGTTTCAATTACGAGTCATTCTTCACGACCCAAATTGAGGCCAAAAAGAGAGATCAATCATATCGCTATTTCAAAAACATTAATCGCCTCGTCACTGGCTTCCCCTGTGCTCACCTGAAGTCATCTCAAAGTCAAGTGACTGTGTGGTGCTCGAATGACTACCTGGGAATGAGCCGCAACTCCAGTGTTCTGAATACTATGAGCGAAACATTGATGAAGTACGGTGCTGGAGCAGGGGGCGCACGGAATATTTCAGGCAACAACCAGCATGTCGAGCGAATCGAAGGCACACTGGCCGAGCTGCACCGAAAAGAAGCAGCCTTACTTTTCACATCATGCTATGTGGCGAACGACTCAGCCCTGTCAACAATTGGCTCTAAACTGCCGGGCTGCGTCATATTCTCAGATAGTATGAATCATGCCTCCATGATACAAGGCATGCAACACTCAAAAGCTCGGGTGATTGTTTACAGACACAACGACATGCAAGATCTAGCTGAGAAGTTAGCAACCGTGGCGAAAGACGTTCCGAAGATTATTGCCTTTGAGTCAGTGTATTCAATGAGTGGCACTGTGAGCGACATCCGAACCATCTGCGAGCTTGCTGATCAGCACGGGGCTATTACGTTCCTTGATGAGGTCCATGCCGTGGGAATGTACGGTCCCACTGGTGCTGGTGTTGCTGAACACATTGACTATGAGTTCCACCTGAAAGGTTATAGGGGTAAAACGATAGTTGATCGTATCGACATCATCACAGGGACCCTGGGGAAAGCCTACGGTTGTATTGGTGGTTACATTGCCGCAAATTCAAAGGTTGTCGATTTCGTTCGCTCACTCGCACCGGGCTTCATCTTTACGACTACGCTCCCGCCTGCAGTCGTGGCTGGCGCTGAAACTTCAGTTGATTATCAACGTCGCACGAGCGCTGATCGCAAACTACAGCAAATGATTGTTCGGTCTGTTAAAGAAAAACTTCGTAACATGGACATTCCGGTGATTCCGAATCCTTCGCATATTGTTCCGATTCTGATTGGCGACGCCGAACGAGCCAGGCAAGCATCGGAGATGCTATTGGAAGATTGGGACATCTACGTGCAAGCCATCAACTACCCATCTGTGCCCAAAGGCTTGGAGAGGCTGAGAATTACTCCCTCTGCAGGACACACAAAAGAGATGCAACTTCATCTATTTGCGGCGCTAGATGATGTGTGGAACAAGCTCGGTTTGAGACGGACAAGCGATTGGCTTTTGTCAACGGAAGGCCAGAACCAAGAACGGAGAAGAACAATTGAAACCTTGGACACAGATCCGGATCCTTTGTGGTCTGACCAATTACTGACTGAACTATCTCCGTCCTTGAGATCGACTCAATGA